A DNA window from Ranitomeya imitator isolate aRanImi1 chromosome 2, aRanImi1.pri, whole genome shotgun sequence contains the following coding sequences:
- the LOC138666180 gene encoding olfactory receptor 6C1-like has product MLGRSHRVATSQEALWRRRRDCAFAREQGAVIQRRERQSGVGQSREMEDGRVDHIMWLNLLLRCLINSSSLGNVGFHNQTPFTYFIILGISQVPELQALVFLLVLILYLLTVTGNMTLLLLVCLETHLHTPMYFFLGNLSFLDVFCLTITLHKILLSYMFGDKTVSFTNCMSQMYIFSSLTCNQLLILTAMSYDRYVAICNPLHYHMIMNRRICVLLSSVCWTLGFVEVIPHMVATCRLSCYKSNVINHYFCDILPIMELSCSDTIVLRLIIFIEGLFLVSFTPLLLTFISYVFIIVTILRIRSSSGRRKAFYTCSSHLTVVITLYVSLICQYLRPSSTDTLDSNKLFSLFNTAAVPVLNPFIYSLKNKDVKLAARKQLKRLTI; this is encoded by the exons atgttgggacggagccatcgggtcgcgacctcacaGGAGGCCCTGTGGCgcaggagacgcgactgcgcatttGCGAGAGAACAAGGTGCCGTGATCCAGCGAAGGGAGAGGCAGAGCGGCGTGGGACAGAGTCGGGAGATGGAAGATGGCAG GGTGGACCATATAATGTGGCTTAACCTACTCCTCCGATGCCTCATA AATTCAAGCAGCCTTGGAAATGTGGGTTTTCATAATCAAACCCCCTTCACATATTTTATCATTCTGGGGATTTCGCAGGTCCCTGAGCTGCAGGCGTTGGTTTTCCTCCTTGTCTTGATCTTGTATCTCCTAACAGTAACtggaaatatgacccttctcctgcTGGTCTGCCTGGAGACTCATCTTCACACTCCCATGTATTTCTTTTTGGGAAACTTATCCTTTTTGGATGTGTTTTGCTTGACAATAACCCTACATAAAATACTACTGTCCTATATGTTTGGAGATAAAACTGTGTCCTTCACCAACTGTATGTCGCAAATGTACATCTTTTCTTCTTTGACCTGCAATCAGCTGTTGATACTGACAGCCATGAGTTATGACCGATATGTGGCCATATGTAATCCCTTGCACTATCACATGATTATGAACCGTAGGATCTGTGTTCTTTTATCCTCAGTCTGTTGGACGTTGGGTTTTGTGGAGGTCATACCTCACATGGTAGCCACATGTCGCCTTTCCTGCTACAAGTCCAATGTGATTAACCACTATTTCTGTGATATTTTGCCAATCATGGAGCTGTCTTGTAGTGACACTATTGTTCTGAGGCTCATTATTTTTATTGAAGGGCTGTTCCTTGTAAGTTTTACCCCTTTGCTTCTTACCTTTATCTCCTATGTCTTCATTATTGTCACTATCCTTAGGATACGTTCCAGCTCGGGGAGACGTAAAGCCTTCTACACATGTTCTTCACACCTCACGGTGGTCATTACCCTCTATGTAAGTCTCATCTGCCAATATCTGCGACCAAGCTCTACAGACACTTTGGATTCCAACAAGCTTTTTTCCTTATTTAACACCGCGGCCGTTCCTGTCTTAAACCCATTtatttatagtctgaaaaataaagATGTTAAGTTGGCGGCGAGAAAGCAGCTGAAACGGCTAACAATATAA
- the LOC138667847 gene encoding olfactory receptor 5AR1-like: MDLNNQTKVTFFIIKGISSLPELQALIFLLVLLIYLLTLGGNVTILLLVCLDHHLHTPMYFFLCNLSILDISSSTISLHKILVAYLTGDHNVSFLSCMLQFYIFSCLACNELLILVAMSYDRYVAICQPLRYSVIMNSKVCALLAMACWVTSFVEVVPYVVLLSSFSCYKSNIINHFFCDLVPLLSLTCSDTSTLKLLSLIEGLLLLSITPFVLTFTPYVFIIASILRIRSTTGRRKAFYTCSSHITVVILLYVTLVCQYLKPTTADSLESNKLFSLFNTAAVPMLNPLIYSLKNRDVKSSLRRKLTLTKYL, from the coding sequence ATGGATCTCAATAACCAAACTAAGGTGACCTTCTTCATCATTAAGGGAATTTCAAGTCTTCCAGAGTTACAGGCTCTTATTTTCCTTCTGGTTCTTCTCATTTATCTCTTGACTCTTGGTGGAAATGTGACCATTCTTCTACTGGTCTGCCTAGACCATCACCTTCACACTCCAATGTATTTCTTCCTGTGCAACTTGTCCATCTTGGACATTTCCTCTAGCACCATCAGTCTACATAAGATTTTGGTGGCCTATTTAACAGGAGATCATAATGTTTCCTTCCTTTCTTGTATGCTACAGTTCTACATATTTTCTTGCTTGGCTTGCAATGAGCTGCTGATATTGGTGGCCATGAGTTATGACCGGTATGTTGCCATATGCCAGCCATTACGATATTCTGTCATCATGAACTCTAAAGTATGTGCTCTGTTAGCCATGGCCTGTTGGGTTACATCTTTCGTAGAAGTTGTACCATACGTGGTATTATTATCGAGTTTTTCTTGCTATAAATCCAACATCATCAATCACTTCTTCTGTGATCTTGTGCCACTTCTGAGTCTAACCTGCAGTGACACTTCCACCTTAAAGCTCCTCAGCCTTATTGAAGGACTGTTACTTTTAAGCATTACTCCTTTCGTTCTTACCTTCACACCCTATGTATTCATCATTGCCTCTATACTGAGGATCCGGTCTACCACCGGGAGACGTAAGGCCTTCTACACATGTTCCTCCCACATTACAGTGGTTATACTTCTCTATGTGACTTTGGTTTGTCAATACCTGAAACCGACCACGGCAGACTCTCTAGAGTCCAATAAGTTGTTTTCCCTCTTTAACACAGCTGCCGTCCCCATGCTGAACCCACTGATCTACAGCTTAAAAAACAGGGACGTGAAATCGTCGTTGAGAAGGAAATTAACACTAACAAAATATCTGTGA